One stretch of Methanofastidiosum sp. DNA includes these proteins:
- a CDS encoding OadG family protein gives MVNMEYLTLGLTLVIVGMAITFLVLIILSGVIHFFGKYLNNREDKKNKKAEEKLKVNETQIEEKIEKSNDSELTAMIMAAYFHVYKDAVSLINLQSKIDNWKLLGRREQMERL, from the coding sequence ATGGTAAACATGGAATACTTAACTTTGGGATTAACATTAGTTATAGTAGGTATGGCTATAACCTTTTTAGTTTTAATTATTTTATCTGGGGTAATCCATTTTTTTGGTAAATATTTAAACAATAGAGAGGACAAGAAAAATAAGAAAGCAGAAGAAAAACTTAAAGTTAATGAAACTCAAATTGAAGAAAAAATTGAAAAATCAAATGACAGTGAATTAACTGCTATGATAATGGCCGCTTATTTTCACGTATACAAAGATGCAGTTTCATTGATTAATTTGCAGTCTAAGATAGATAACTGGAAATTATTGGGAAGACGAGAACAGATGGAGAGATTATAA
- a CDS encoding acetyl-CoA carboxylase biotin carboxyl carrier protein subunit (composes the biotin carboxyl carrier protein subunit of the acetyl-CoA carboxylase complex, the enzyme that catalyzes the carboxylation of acetyl-CoA to malonyl-CoA, which in turn controls the rate of fatty acid metabolism) yields the protein MAKYKVNVDGKEYEVEVENIGDGNLEIKLGDKKSTVNIEELSSGIARPSSPKPAYKAPSYTPKAEPAPAPVQSSGKGEPIKAVMAGTVLSIKKKVGDKVAIGDVVLILEAMKMENEISTPTEGVIGAILVNPGQSINTGDTLFTIG from the coding sequence ATGGCAAAGTACAAAGTTAATGTAGACGGAAAAGAGTACGAAGTTGAAGTTGAAAATATTGGGGATGGGAACCTAGAGATTAAATTAGGCGATAAAAAATCAACGGTAAATATAGAAGAGTTATCAAGTGGAATAGCACGCCCTTCATCTCCAAAACCTGCTTACAAAGCTCCATCATACACTCCTAAAGCGGAGCCTGCTCCAGCCCCCGTGCAATCTTCAGGAAAAGGGGAGCCTATAAAGGCTGTAATGGCTGGCACTGTCCTATCTATTAAAAAGAAAGTTGGCGATAAAGTAGCAATTGGTGACGTAGTGTTAATTTTAGAGGCGATGAAGATGGAAAACGAGATTTCCACACCCACTGAAGGAGTTATAGGTGCAATTCTAGTAAATCCCGGGCAGTCCATCAACACTGGCGATACACTCTTCACAATAGGATAA
- a CDS encoding sodium ion-translocating decarboxylase subunit beta, translating to MVDLISSFIEIFKTTSGIFNISLGNIAMIIVGLVLIYLAIYKGFEPLLLVPIGFGAILSNIPLTGIADPDAIGGVLGIFLKYMIANEIVPCLIFMGIGALTDFGPLLANPKTFLLGAAAQIGVFIALVGSIFLGFTPQQAGSIGIIGGADGPTTIYVTTVLAPELLGATAVAAYSYMSLVPLILPPAIKLTTTKAERKIRMVQMRTVSKKEKIAFPIIAAIVAGMLVPKAIPLVGMLFVGNLFRETGVTQRLAKGASEELLNIVTIILGLSVGSTMDAANFLNIQTIKILVLGVAAFFTAACGGVIVAKIMNLFLKEKINPMIGAAGVSAVPMSARVVQKMGLKEDPQNHLLMHAMGPNVAGVIGTAVAAGVLIASLA from the coding sequence ATGGTCGACTTAATATCGTCCTTTATTGAAATATTTAAAACAACAAGTGGCATATTCAATATATCTCTAGGTAATATTGCAATGATAATAGTGGGTCTTGTACTCATCTATCTCGCAATTTACAAGGGATTTGAGCCACTTTTATTAGTGCCAATTGGATTTGGTGCAATACTTTCTAATATACCATTAACAGGCATTGCTGATCCAGACGCAATAGGGGGGGTACTTGGTATCTTTCTAAAGTATATGATTGCTAATGAAATCGTGCCGTGTCTAATATTTATGGGTATAGGTGCTTTGACTGATTTTGGCCCTCTGCTTGCAAATCCAAAAACATTTTTATTGGGCGCTGCTGCACAAATTGGAGTTTTTATAGCCTTAGTTGGGTCTATATTTTTGGGATTTACACCCCAACAAGCTGGATCCATAGGAATAATTGGTGGTGCAGACGGCCCAACTACAATTTATGTCACAACAGTATTAGCACCTGAACTGCTTGGTGCGACTGCAGTGGCAGCATACTCCTATATGTCTTTAGTACCTTTAATATTACCTCCGGCCATAAAACTTACAACTACAAAAGCCGAAAGGAAAATACGAATGGTACAAATGAGAACAGTTTCAAAAAAAGAAAAAATTGCTTTCCCTATAATAGCTGCGATTGTAGCTGGAATGTTAGTTCCAAAGGCGATACCACTAGTGGGAATGCTTTTTGTAGGGAACTTATTCAGAGAAACTGGGGTAACACAAAGACTCGCTAAAGGTGCAAGTGAAGAGCTATTGAACATTGTAACAATTATCTTAGGCCTTTCAGTTGGTAGTACAATGGACGCTGCCAATTTCCTTAATATACAAACAATTAAAATATTGGTCTTAGGGGTGGCTGCATTCTTTACTGCTGCATGTGGAGGCGTAATCGTTGCAAAAATCATGAATCTATTCCTTAAGGAAAAGATTAATCCAATGATAGGTGCTGCAGGTGTTTCAGCAGTCCCAATGTCTGCAAGGGTAGTCCAAAAGATGGGATTGAAAGAAGACCCACAGAATCACCTTCTAATGCATGCAATGGGGCCTAATGTCGCAGGGGTAATTGGCACAGCTGTTGCGGCTGGGGTTTTGATAGCTTCTCTAGCTTGA
- a CDS encoding biotin attachment protein, which translates to MDEFKIKVGDQEHQIKLKKVADGEYQVLYDEFIYEVSILKKVQKKERDSQYRKENDIIYVDSMIGGIVLKLSKKAGERVIKGDPIMTLIAMKMETEIHAPESGLLSRIPVYEGMIVEKGELLFVIDTK; encoded by the coding sequence ATGGATGAATTCAAAATAAAAGTTGGCGATCAAGAACACCAGATTAAATTGAAAAAGGTAGCTGATGGCGAATATCAGGTATTATATGATGAATTCATCTATGAAGTTTCTATTTTAAAGAAGGTTCAAAAAAAGGAAAGAGATAGCCAGTATAGAAAGGAAAATGACATAATATACGTTGATTCTATGATAGGAGGTATTGTCCTCAAACTTTCAAAAAAAGCTGGGGAGAGGGTAATTAAAGGGGACCCTATAATGACATTAATTGCAATGAAGATGGAAACAGAAATACATGCCCCAGAGTCAGGACTGCTTTCGAGGATACCTGTATATGAGGGCATGATAGTTGAAAAGGGAGAACTTCTCTTTGTAATAGATACAAAATAA
- a CDS encoding CoA transferase, with protein MKPLEGVRILDLSHVLAMPYCTMVLGDLGAEVIKIEKPGAGDDSREFGPFKNGESAYFISINRNKKSVTLNLKEEKGKEILRELIKVSDVITENFRPGTMEKLGFSYEDVKKINPNIIYATICGFGQDSVYPGRPGYDIIAQAFGGLMSITGYPDNPPTRVGSSLADIISGLFTAIGILASLRTKEKTGKGEYIDTAMVDCILAVLENAMVRYTVTGEIPKRIGSRHPSLTPFDVFETEDGYLVIGIGNDHLWEIFCNKISEFSHLLSDERFKTNESRSKNERILKPIIEAWTKKHKTNDLVDIISKAGVPCGPVNTVDMVVNDPNTTHRKMLFEFDHPIAGKMKTANSPLNLSNTPCKTHVRAPTLGENTEEVLSKVLGYPKEKIEELKNNKIV; from the coding sequence ATGAAGCCATTAGAAGGAGTAAGAATATTGGATTTAAGCCATGTGCTTGCAATGCCATACTGTACCATGGTCTTGGGCGATCTTGGAGCAGAGGTAATAAAGATAGAAAAACCTGGTGCAGGCGACGATTCCAGGGAATTCGGACCATTCAAAAATGGAGAAAGTGCATATTTTATCAGCATAAACAGGAATAAAAAGAGCGTAACGTTGAACTTGAAAGAAGAAAAGGGTAAAGAAATCTTAAGAGAATTGATTAAAGTTTCTGATGTAATAACAGAAAATTTTAGACCTGGAACGATGGAAAAACTTGGCTTCTCATATGAAGATGTTAAAAAAATCAATCCAAATATTATCTATGCTACAATATGTGGCTTTGGACAAGATTCAGTTTATCCTGGAAGGCCCGGTTATGATATCATCGCCCAGGCTTTTGGAGGATTGATGAGTATTACCGGATATCCAGATAATCCACCTACAAGAGTTGGCTCTTCACTAGCAGATATAATCTCTGGTTTGTTCACAGCTATCGGGATACTTGCTTCACTTAGGACCAAAGAAAAGACAGGTAAGGGGGAATATATCGATACTGCAATGGTTGATTGTATCTTAGCAGTATTGGAAAATGCCATGGTAAGGTATACCGTAACAGGAGAAATACCAAAGAGAATTGGTTCAAGACATCCAAGTCTTACACCTTTTGACGTTTTTGAAACAGAAGATGGCTACCTTGTTATAGGAATCGGAAACGATCACCTCTGGGAAATTTTCTGTAACAAAATTTCTGAATTTAGCCACTTGTTGTCTGATGAAAGATTTAAAACAAATGAATCAAGGTCAAAAAATGAACGTATCTTAAAACCAATAATCGAAGCTTGGACAAAAAAGCATAAAACAAATGATCTTGTTGACATAATTTCTAAAGCTGGTGTGCCATGCGGTCCCGTTAACACAGTTGATATGGTTGTCAATGACCCAAATACTACCCATAGAAAGATGCTATTTGAATTTGACCATCCAATTGCTGGCAAGATGAAGACTGCTAATAGTCCTCTGAATTTATCAAATACTCCTTGTAAAACTCATGTAAGGGCCCCAACTTTGGGAGAAAATACTGAAGAAGTATTGTCCAAGGTACTAGGATATCCAAAAGAGAAAATAGAAGAATTAAAGAATAATAAAATAGTATAA
- a CDS encoding RraA family protein, with amino-acid sequence MEKKLRTLDAASINDALRKRGSVDESIKSIKLGDFLCGPAYTAKCCPGDMLTALKALDEISEGQVLVIDGGGITKFSLFGDLMAMQARLKKLAGVVVDGAIRDVRSIRGEGIPVFCRGIVTKAGTATRLGEINVPVVCGGVIVNPGDWIVGDDDGVVVIPKDKVEVIIHDAEETLKREAIIREAIEQGKSISKLL; translated from the coding sequence ATAGAGAAAAAATTAAGAACTCTAGACGCTGCTTCTATCAACGATGCCTTAAGAAAAAGAGGCTCAGTTGATGAATCTATAAAGTCGATAAAGCTAGGCGACTTCCTTTGTGGTCCTGCCTACACAGCAAAATGCTGCCCTGGGGATATGCTTACGGCCCTAAAAGCCCTTGATGAGATTTCAGAAGGTCAAGTTTTAGTGATTGATGGTGGAGGTATCACTAAATTCTCTCTTTTTGGAGACCTTATGGCAATGCAGGCCAGACTTAAAAAATTAGCAGGGGTAGTCGTAGATGGGGCAATTAGGGATGTAAGGAGCATTAGGGGAGAAGGGATACCTGTATTCTGTCGCGGTATAGTGACAAAAGCTGGAACTGCTACAAGGCTAGGTGAAATTAATGTCCCTGTTGTCTGTGGAGGCGTTATAGTTAATCCTGGAGATTGGATAGTCGGTGATGACGATGGAGTTGTCGTCATCCCAAAAGACAAAGTTGAAGTGATTATCCATGATGCTGAAGAAACTCTTAAAAGGGAGGCAATAATCAGGGAAGCTATAGAGCAAGGTAAATCAATTAGTAAACTGCTTTAA
- a CDS encoding histidine--tRNA ligase → MFERLRGTRDFLPNEMAARKKVFSSIKKTVEEFGFFETDTPAIELFELYSIKSGEEIIEELYAFQDKGGRMISLRPELTPSIVRVLVSRAKELSFPVKWYSIPRLWRYERPQSGRLREFYQLNIDIFGSEDPRSDSEVISCAIKLLCDLGFDESDIEVRISDRRMLHEFLLNLGIDSYQDVLKIIDKREKVSENDFNEMLTEIGMSATQIKEIEDFLNSKGNFLKSIENLSKIYKGEGISNVIESLRKIAENLNDRGYEKFTTFDPSIVRGLDYYTGMVFEVHDRKREFRALFGGGRYDNLAELFGGEHIPAVGFGMGDAVLELMMRRKNIWPEEKVEIDVFIATIGNVEKEVSKLLTSLRNSGFRVDFDFMSRNLSNQMKFANKLGANSLLIIGERDLKEGNLTLRDLKSGEESKISFDKFVSTPSKYLTKVL, encoded by the coding sequence ATGTTCGAACGCTTGAGAGGTACGAGGGACTTTCTTCCAAATGAGATGGCTGCAAGAAAGAAAGTTTTTTCATCGATAAAAAAAACTGTTGAGGAATTTGGTTTTTTTGAAACAGATACGCCAGCAATCGAACTATTTGAACTTTATTCTATAAAAAGTGGTGAAGAGATCATTGAAGAGCTTTATGCCTTTCAAGACAAAGGTGGCAGGATGATCTCTTTGCGCCCGGAACTTACCCCTTCAATTGTCAGGGTATTAGTTTCAAGGGCTAAAGAGTTATCCTTTCCTGTGAAATGGTATTCTATACCAAGACTCTGGAGGTATGAAAGGCCACAGAGCGGTAGATTAAGAGAGTTCTATCAGCTTAACATTGACATTTTTGGATCAGAAGATCCAAGGTCAGACAGTGAAGTTATTTCTTGTGCTATTAAATTACTCTGTGACCTGGGATTTGATGAATCTGACATTGAGGTAAGGATATCAGATAGAAGAATGCTTCATGAATTTCTATTAAATCTTGGAATCGATAGTTACCAGGACGTTCTTAAAATTATAGACAAGAGGGAAAAGGTAAGTGAAAATGACTTTAATGAAATGCTTACCGAGATAGGAATGAGTGCTACACAAATAAAAGAAATAGAAGATTTTCTTAATTCTAAAGGTAACTTTTTAAAATCAATTGAAAACCTATCTAAAATCTACAAAGGAGAAGGCATCTCAAATGTTATTGAATCGCTGAGAAAGATTGCAGAAAATCTAAATGACAGGGGCTATGAAAAATTTACGACATTTGACCCATCGATTGTAAGAGGGCTTGACTACTATACGGGCATGGTATTTGAAGTCCATGATAGGAAAAGAGAATTCAGGGCTCTATTTGGTGGAGGCCGATATGATAATCTAGCAGAGCTCTTTGGAGGAGAGCATATACCGGCCGTTGGATTTGGGATGGGTGATGCGGTATTAGAGCTCATGATGAGGCGAAAAAACATATGGCCTGAAGAAAAAGTTGAGATTGATGTTTTCATTGCGACTATTGGAAATGTAGAGAAGGAAGTTTCAAAGTTATTGACTAGTTTAAGAAATTCTGGGTTTAGAGTTGATTTTGACTTTATGAGCAGGAATTTATCAAATCAGATGAAATTTGCAAACAAGCTTGGTGCAAATTCTCTTTTGATAATAGGTGAAAGGGATCTAAAAGAGGGAAATTTAACTCTCCGTGACCTAAAATCTGGGGAAGAAAGTAAAATTTCCTTTGATAAATTTGTTTCTACGCCTTCAAAGTATTTAACGAAAGTTTTATAA
- a CDS encoding acyl-CoA thioesterase, producing MNTSNFTSISKLVRPENLNHHGTLFAGVTSMWFVEAAFIEAARVYGDPTKIVCIKVHGMKFIRPGNNGDILEIKSVLAHVGKTSLTIYTRIYKRNTGDQHVDGFVTVDENGKSMPHGIKYEKPTEGEGLTLWNEVERLKHSDTQTKL from the coding sequence ATGAATACTTCAAATTTTACTTCAATATCCAAACTTGTTAGACCTGAAAATTTAAATCATCATGGGACCCTTTTTGCAGGTGTAACTTCAATGTGGTTTGTTGAGGCTGCTTTCATTGAAGCTGCAAGGGTATATGGAGATCCTACAAAAATTGTTTGTATAAAAGTTCATGGTATGAAATTTATTAGACCTGGAAATAATGGAGATATTCTAGAGATTAAATCAGTTTTGGCGCATGTTGGAAAAACAAGCCTTACCATCTATACAAGGATATACAAAAGAAATACGGGAGATCAACATGTTGACGGGTTTGTTACAGTTGATGAAAATGGTAAATCCATGCCCCATGGGATTAAATATGAAAAGCCGACTGAAGGAGAAGGATTAACACTCTGGAATGAAGTAGAGAGATTAAAACATTCTGATACCCAGACTAAATTGTAA
- a CDS encoding DUF2927 domain-containing protein — MISKIIIFSFIFLLGLFSVCCVTYDEPTPIPEQTQNSYIYSDKEIEYFTEIALGTEYGNNLQVIRKWDSDIRIKINGNPREKDMEAVNQVISDINELIGDKVYLTIVNTNENIKINFVPLSDFSICNAKPGNYGYFNCRWRNNVIYECDICIATDDSLLQEERSHMIREELTQSLGLMKDSFKYRDSIFYEGWTQTLNYSEIDRKMIEILYSNDIRPGMSKVEVEGILKK, encoded by the coding sequence GTGATTAGTAAGATAATAATTTTTTCATTTATATTTCTTTTAGGTTTATTCTCAGTTTGTTGCGTAACTTATGATGAGCCAACACCTATCCCTGAACAGACACAAAATTCCTATATCTATAGTGATAAGGAGATTGAATACTTTACAGAAATAGCTCTCGGAACTGAGTATGGAAACAATTTACAGGTTATTAGAAAATGGGATTCTGATATTAGAATAAAAATTAATGGAAATCCAAGAGAAAAGGATATGGAAGCTGTGAATCAGGTGATCTCAGATATCAACGAACTTATTGGTGACAAAGTATACCTGACTATTGTGAATACTAATGAAAATATAAAAATTAACTTTGTTCCACTGTCTGACTTTTCTATCTGTAATGCAAAACCTGGGAACTATGGGTACTTCAACTGCAGATGGAGAAATAATGTTATTTATGAATGTGACATTTGCATTGCAACTGATGATTCACTTCTACAAGAGGAAAGATCCCACATGATAAGAGAAGAGCTAACGCAGTCTTTAGGTCTTATGAAGGACTCCTTCAAGTATCGTGACAGTATATTTTATGAAGGTTGGACTCAAACTTTAAATTATTCAGAAATTGATAGAAAAATGATAGAGATACTTTATTCTAATGATATTAGGCCAGGCATGTCAAAAGTTGAAGTTGAAGGAATATTAAAAAAATAG
- the citG gene encoding triphosphoribosyl-dephospho-CoA synthase CitG yields the protein MKKVDILGELATRSILLEVSTHPKPGLVTPFSSGAHRDMDFTLFLKSTAVLSQGFKEVSHFGYNYKGDLGKMLPPLRKLGLDVEERMFEVTNGVNTQKGLIFLFYLILGSSGYLLNKRRLSPKNVSSSVSKITAGLTEKELGSIKKGKKSLSKGENTFVKHGITGIRGEVEKGLPTVMELGLPEFKKAYEKTQDLNKSSLHALIAIMSRAEDTNIISRNGIDTYYDIQKKADEIIKVGGVLTTTGMSKILDIEMEFLKRNISPGGAADLLSATLFFYFIEREV from the coding sequence ATGAAAAAAGTAGACATACTAGGGGAGCTGGCAACTAGAAGTATTCTCCTTGAAGTATCGACACACCCAAAACCAGGTCTTGTAACTCCGTTTTCATCTGGTGCACATAGGGATATGGACTTCACACTTTTCTTGAAAAGCACAGCTGTATTGAGTCAGGGCTTTAAGGAAGTGTCTCACTTTGGCTATAACTATAAGGGTGATTTAGGTAAAATGCTCCCTCCTCTAAGAAAACTCGGTCTTGATGTCGAAGAGAGGATGTTTGAGGTTACAAATGGAGTTAATACTCAAAAAGGCCTTATATTTCTTTTTTATTTGATACTTGGATCCTCAGGATATTTATTAAATAAAAGAAGACTCTCTCCAAAAAATGTCTCTTCTTCAGTTTCTAAGATAACAGCTGGCTTAACTGAGAAGGAACTAGGTTCAATAAAAAAAGGAAAAAAATCTCTTTCAAAAGGAGAAAACACTTTTGTAAAACACGGGATTACAGGAATTAGGGGGGAAGTAGAAAAAGGCCTACCAACTGTAATGGAGCTGGGGCTCCCTGAGTTTAAAAAAGCATATGAGAAAACTCAAGATCTAAATAAATCCTCCCTTCACGCATTAATTGCCATAATGTCAAGAGCCGAAGACACAAATATAATTTCACGAAATGGAATCGATACATACTATGACATCCAGAAAAAAGCAGATGAGATAATTAAAGTTGGTGGAGTTTTAACGACAACAGGGATGTCAAAAATTTTAGATATCGAAATGGAGTTTCTAAAAAGGAATATCAGCCCCGGCGGTGCAGCCGATTTACTGAGCGCAACTTTATTCTTTTACTTCATTGAAAGGGAGGTATAG
- a CDS encoding acyl carrier protein, producing MVKKSNTYFEDLKDSVETFSTVPSFDEMKHRTLADKGINGPTAAHIIEEVHTPLNYAYITFTTGTTAWQNIVGITPNEKEYRKNVGKNALKMAGVKEGQKAMFCYPPLLNAITRNALEELGVTWTFLTKSSRDSFLMDLYYKEPNVIFGESAFLKASLKDAIKLNIAEDLPHVDIVNCIGTPLDLEAVDIIKDILGARVNDIYGTQEFGWIAMNGNPVREDIEFVRSDVGRDFKEAVVGGLPTGDSFPVVESGHALDKNGKIITYMRARTQPDYEIYVRETTLNAKQTIERACRSILRIKSKIAKVPEDVVLNSDRTVLELLPSIIPKGYEENHDPILIEGPVKTRMFDLLVQAQLDYQTLSVKDPCWVKDR from the coding sequence ATGGTAAAAAAATCAAATACCTATTTTGAAGATTTAAAAGATAGCGTTGAAACCTTTTCTACAGTTCCTTCTTTCGATGAAATGAAGCATAGAACACTTGCTGATAAGGGTATCAATGGCCCTACTGCAGCTCACATTATAGAAGAAGTACATACCCCCTTAAACTATGCATACATTACTTTTACTACTGGAACTACCGCTTGGCAGAATATTGTTGGAATAACACCAAACGAAAAAGAATATAGGAAAAACGTTGGTAAAAACGCATTAAAAATGGCAGGAGTAAAAGAAGGCCAAAAAGCAATGTTCTGTTACCCGCCCCTACTAAATGCCATAACAAGAAATGCATTGGAAGAGTTGGGTGTTACATGGACATTTCTAACAAAATCCTCTAGAGATTCTTTCTTAATGGATTTATATTACAAAGAACCAAATGTAATATTCGGCGAATCTGCATTTTTGAAAGCTTCTTTAAAAGATGCCATAAAATTAAATATCGCTGAAGATTTGCCCCACGTAGATATAGTTAACTGTATTGGTACTCCATTAGATCTAGAAGCTGTTGACATTATAAAAGATATCTTAGGTGCAAGAGTCAATGATATATACGGTACCCAGGAATTTGGCTGGATTGCAATGAATGGAAATCCAGTAAGAGAGGACATCGAATTTGTAAGATCTGATGTGGGCCGTGATTTCAAAGAAGCAGTTGTTGGTGGCCTTCCTACAGGCGACAGTTTCCCTGTTGTTGAATCTGGACACGCACTTGACAAAAATGGTAAAATTATTACTTACATGAGGGCTAGAACTCAACCCGATTATGAAATTTATGTCAGAGAAACAACATTAAATGCCAAACAAACAATTGAAAGGGCATGCCGCAGCATATTGAGAATAAAATCCAAAATAGCTAAAGTTCCCGAAGATGTAGTCTTAAACTCTGATAGAACAGTTTTAGAGCTTTTACCTTCAATAATACCAAAAGGATATGAAGAAAATCATGATCCAATTCTCATCGAAGGGCCTGTAAAGACTAGAATGTTTGACCTACTTGTTCAAGCACAGCTTGACTACCAAACTTTAAGCGTCAAAGACCCTTGCTGGGTAAAGGATAGGTAA
- the mdcE gene encoding biotin-independent malonate decarboxylase subunit gamma, protein MVTSLIGKTEEAIQMIFDKDTFQENVIGTTHLDKELAPPVMVGQAMLDGEVCSVLANNSRRPNPRFRVVYSGILGMEEAYKFSQAIYATIDADKDRPKDKKRPIVLLIDTPGNSPGKIEEIVGMTKGTASYQFAIEDARLAGHPVIGMIIGRAVSGGFLCHGLLSDRILALPRDYGTIVHVMPTTSIAVITKIPLERLNELVKTNPVFASGAEFFYDLGGIDEMVKKPEDMRATILKTVKEVRDLRKQGKDDQLGIWHRGEVGAQRGGRKKRMEAIKKMQEEYEKMLPELL, encoded by the coding sequence ATGGTAACATCACTTATTGGAAAGACTGAAGAAGCAATCCAGATGATATTTGACAAAGATACCTTCCAAGAAAACGTAATTGGAACTACTCATCTAGATAAAGAACTTGCTCCACCAGTAATGGTAGGTCAGGCAATGTTAGATGGAGAGGTATGTTCCGTTCTTGCTAACAATTCCAGAAGGCCAAATCCCAGATTTAGAGTTGTTTACAGCGGGATCTTGGGAATGGAAGAAGCTTACAAATTCTCTCAGGCAATTTATGCTACAATCGACGCAGACAAAGACAGACCAAAAGACAAGAAGAGACCTATTGTCCTTTTAATCGATACCCCAGGAAACAGCCCAGGAAAAATAGAAGAAATTGTCGGAATGACAAAAGGAACAGCTTCATATCAGTTCGCAATTGAAGATGCAAGACTTGCAGGTCATCCTGTAATTGGAATGATTATAGGAAGGGCAGTCAGCGGTGGATTCTTATGCCACGGACTTCTTTCAGACAGAATTCTTGCACTTCCACGTGATTACGGAACAATTGTCCACGTCATGCCTACAACAAGTATCGCAGTAATTACAAAGATTCCTTTGGAAAGACTAAACGAACTTGTCAAGACAAATCCAGTATTTGCATCAGGAGCAGAGTTTTTCTACGACCTCGGTGGAATCGATGAAATGGTTAAGAAACCTGAGGATATGAGGGCTACTATACTTAAAACAGTAAAGGAAGTTAGAGATCTCAGAAAGCAAGGTAAAGACGATCAACTTGGAATTTGGCACAGAGGAGAAGTCGGTGCACAGAGAGGCGGCAGAAAGAAGAGAATGGAAGCCATCAAGAAGATGCAAGAAGAATACGAAAAGATGCTCCCTGAGCTCTTATAA
- a CDS encoding biotin-independent malonate decarboxylase subunit beta, which produces MKINWEDLQGKSFYQATARERAYGMVDKGTFKEFLGPRDKMTSPHLLVLGEAVEFDDGITVGVGKIKKHPVFVVSQEGKFVGGALGEVNGAKMAYTMKLALRTYEKMKEKYGTVPDDRKPICIVSFDSGGVRLHEANAGLLMHSESMETIWELQNKVPYIAITGSTIGAYGAQGFVCLSADVVIANDFGRIGLTGPEVIQQEVGKDEFDASDRALIWRTMGARSKYILGDVDYLLKDTIGTFRDTIVNIVDEPMSKISKTRKVGSPQLVEENLEVVKLAAEKQIKDSKDLWKIYGNENVDQIPEMPQDKFLSVVKRRPRRI; this is translated from the coding sequence ATGAAAATTAATTGGGAAGATCTTCAAGGTAAGAGCTTTTACCAAGCAACAGCTAGGGAAAGAGCTTACGGAATGGTAGACAAAGGCACTTTCAAGGAATTCCTTGGCCCAAGAGACAAAATGACAAGCCCACATTTATTAGTTCTCGGAGAGGCAGTTGAATTTGACGATGGAATCACTGTTGGCGTTGGTAAAATAAAGAAACACCCAGTATTTGTAGTCTCTCAAGAAGGAAAATTCGTCGGTGGGGCGCTTGGTGAAGTAAACGGAGCTAAGATGGCCTACACAATGAAACTTGCACTAAGAACATATGAAAAGATGAAGGAAAAATACGGAACAGTACCTGATGACAGAAAGCCAATATGCATAGTCTCTTTTGACTCTGGAGGAGTTAGACTCCACGAAGCAAACGCTGGCCTTTTAATGCACTCCGAATCAATGGAAACTATTTGGGAACTTCAAAACAAAGTACCCTACATTGCAATTACCGGTAGCACAATAGGTGCATACGGTGCCCAGGGATTCGTCTGCTTAAGTGCAGACGTTGTAATAGCAAATGACTTTGGGAGAATAGGACTTACTGGCCCAGAAGTAATTCAGCAGGAAGTAGGAAAAGACGAATTTGACGCTTCAGACAGAGCCCTTATATGGAGAACAATGGGTGCAAGGTCAAAATACATCCTCGGCGATGTTGACTACCTATTAAAGGATACAATTGGTACCTTTAGAGATACAATTGTAAACATCGTAGATGAACCTATGAGCAAGATCTCAAAGACAAGAAAAGTTGGTTCACCACAGCTTGTTGAAGAGAATCTTGAAGTAGTAAAACTTGCAGCTGAAAAACAGATAAAGGATTCAAAAGACCTATGGAAAATATACGGAAATGAAAACGTTGACCAAATACCCGAGATGCCACAAGATAAGTTCCTTTCAGTTGTAAAAAGAAGGCCAAGGAGGATTTAA